A single genomic interval of Streptomyces sp. NBC_00663 harbors:
- a CDS encoding SsgA family sporulation/cell division regulator — protein MSITLEQPTGASLLTPDDEELAVTVTLRYISRDPLAVHFVFPAWISLDGEELTWTFARGLLEEGIGTPAGVGNVHVSPYGPACTAVEFRAPEGVAIVLFDTTTLHRFLRRSYTITEPGGEPVGPELEQGLAALLGGV, from the coding sequence ATGTCCATCACCCTGGAACAGCCCACCGGCGCCAGCCTGCTCACCCCCGACGACGAGGAGCTGGCGGTGACGGTGACCCTCCGCTACATCTCGCGCGACCCGCTGGCCGTCCACTTCGTCTTCCCGGCGTGGATCTCGCTGGACGGCGAGGAACTGACCTGGACCTTCGCCCGCGGCCTCCTGGAGGAGGGCATCGGCACCCCGGCGGGCGTGGGGAACGTACACGTGAGCCCGTACGGACCGGCATGCACGGCGGTGGAGTTCCGCGCGCCGGAGGGCGTGGCGATCGTCCTCTTCGACACGACGACGCTCCACCGCTTTCTGCGTCGCTCGTACACGATCACCGAGCCGGGCGGCGAGCCCGTGGGGCCGGAGCTGGAACAGGGACTGGCCGCCCTGTTGGGTGGCGTATGA